A single genomic interval of Sinorhizobium meliloti harbors:
- a CDS encoding VOC family protein: MFDHVKFGVSDYAASKAFFLKALEPLGVAVVSEGLPTYGVELSPKGKASLCLYQTEEKPAHLHLAFTAENRQQVEAFYCAALEAGGKDNGAPGLRPNYHANYYAAFVIGPDGHNIEVVCHEPEA; encoded by the coding sequence ATGTTTGACCATGTCAAATTCGGCGTCAGCGACTACGCAGCGAGCAAAGCGTTCTTCCTCAAGGCACTTGAACCACTCGGCGTGGCCGTAGTTTCGGAGGGTCTGCCGACGTACGGTGTCGAGCTTAGCCCAAAGGGCAAGGCTTCCTTGTGCCTGTACCAAACCGAGGAGAAGCCGGCGCATCTCCACCTGGCGTTCACAGCCGAGAATCGCCAGCAAGTCGAAGCTTTCTATTGCGCGGCTCTCGAGGCGGGTGGCAAAGACAATGGTGCTCCTGGTCTGCGCCCGAACTACCACGCGAACTACTATGCAGCTTTCGTCATCGGTCCGGACGGGCACAACATCGAAGTCGTTTGCCACGAACCTGAGGCTTAA
- a CDS encoding AraC family transcriptional regulator, producing the protein MSAPDSLYERAAPDGIPRPFWHVDEMHTFFVGPLEYNRLHQHGAPVFLAGIYSEFRLRIHGGHWHSCRTAVIPAGVLHELDLGGYPLAVFYIEPKQGGTEALVPLSGNSWEVDGVLMGRSGEVSVMRELWEDSAAARWAGLALEGLLGFSARRASRSRDTRIAAAIDYLRTHSDELTSVSPLAKSLGLSPSQFQRVFTREVGVPFRRYRAWNRMRVAISEIVNGSNFTTAAHTAGFSDQAHFSNDFRRTFGAPPSVSLLALRNPPSQ; encoded by the coding sequence ATGTCGGCACCGGATAGCTTGTATGAACGTGCTGCTCCGGACGGCATCCCCCGCCCCTTTTGGCACGTGGATGAAATGCATACGTTCTTTGTAGGACCTCTCGAGTACAACAGGCTCCACCAGCACGGCGCTCCCGTCTTCCTGGCTGGAATCTACAGCGAATTCAGGTTGCGAATCCATGGGGGCCACTGGCATTCGTGCCGTACGGCGGTCATTCCCGCTGGTGTGCTTCACGAGCTCGATCTCGGCGGCTATCCACTGGCGGTATTTTACATCGAACCAAAACAAGGCGGCACCGAAGCACTTGTGCCGCTGTCCGGCAACAGTTGGGAAGTGGACGGCGTTCTCATGGGGCGCAGTGGCGAGGTTTCCGTTATGCGCGAGCTGTGGGAGGATAGTGCCGCCGCCAGATGGGCCGGCTTGGCTCTGGAGGGCTTGCTCGGCTTTTCCGCACGACGGGCCTCTAGAAGCCGTGACACGCGCATAGCAGCGGCTATTGATTACCTGCGAACGCATTCGGACGAGCTCACCTCGGTATCGCCGCTCGCAAAAAGCCTAGGCCTATCACCGTCACAATTTCAGCGCGTATTCACCCGAGAGGTGGGTGTGCCTTTTCGTCGCTACCGCGCTTGGAACCGGATGCGTGTGGCCATAAGCGAGATCGTGAACGGCAGCAACTTTACGACGGCCGCTCACACCGCGGGCTTCTCGGATCAAGCGCATTTCAGCAATGATTTCCGCCGGACTTTCGGTGCGCCGCCTTCAGTCAGTCTTCTGGCTTTGAGGAACCCTCCTTCCCAGTGA